A portion of the Pedobacter cryoconitis genome contains these proteins:
- a CDS encoding RNA polymerase sigma factor, whose translation MEAVYIDKNINLVNACRKGSRGAQFELYKLYERAMYSAALRIVNHEAEAEDVVQEAFLDAFLRIGDFRGDTTFGLWLKQIIVNKSINCLRKRRMEFTNLDGVEVAAEESADQEDLQWRVEEVKAAVKGLADGYRVVLTLYLFEGYDHEEISHILKISEVTSRSQLMRAKAKLRNILEKKGARDEY comes from the coding sequence TTGGAAGCAGTATACATAGACAAGAATATAAACCTGGTTAACGCTTGCCGGAAAGGTAGCCGGGGCGCACAATTTGAATTATACAAATTGTATGAAAGAGCTATGTACAGCGCTGCGCTGCGGATAGTGAACCATGAAGCTGAAGCTGAAGATGTTGTACAGGAAGCATTTTTGGATGCTTTTTTGCGGATTGGTGATTTCAGGGGTGATACCACTTTTGGCCTCTGGCTAAAACAGATCATCGTGAATAAGTCTATTAACTGTCTGCGCAAAAGAAGAATGGAGTTTACAAATCTAGATGGGGTAGAGGTTGCGGCAGAGGAATCAGCAGATCAGGAAGACCTGCAATGGAGAGTAGAAGAGGTGAAAGCTGCAGTGAAAGGACTGGCGGATGGGTATAGAGTGGTACTTACGTTATATTTATTTGAGGGATATGATCATGAGGAGATTTCCCATATCCTGAAGATATCGGAAGTTACTTCCCGGTCACAATTAATGAGAGCAAAAGCCAAATTGAGAAATATATTAGAAAAGAAAGGAGCAAGAGATGAGTACTAA
- a CDS encoding nucleoid-associated protein, which yields MIYFPEASLSELSIHRIGNKAQDEFYVLSEASMQIQDEHLKNVLLQYFLSPYEKTNEIFRFFHPNDDLNLNEVYHFVEQVFENGAHFHKNSEQLAKYLYDTSNHPKIKAGELYVAYFENVQIEGELHDAIGIFKSETKETYLKVSPEQAGFALSYEEDAININKLDKGCIIFNTEKEEGYKVAVIDQTNKSNEAVYWKDEFLKLKVRNDNYNQTKNVLGVYKSFVTEKLDQEYDVTKADKIDLLNRSMKYFKEKESFDIDEFSNEVIGNKEGIESFKNYKKSYEDEFETPIADSFDISGAAVKKQAKAFKSVLKLDKNFHIYIHGNKELIEKGFDDDKSMNYYKVYFKEEE from the coding sequence ATGATTTATTTCCCAGAAGCTTCTCTGTCAGAGCTTTCTATACATAGAATTGGCAATAAAGCACAAGATGAGTTTTATGTATTATCTGAAGCCTCAATGCAAATTCAGGATGAGCACTTGAAGAACGTGCTGCTCCAGTATTTTTTAAGTCCTTATGAAAAAACGAATGAGATTTTTCGTTTCTTTCACCCGAACGATGACTTAAACCTGAATGAAGTTTATCATTTCGTTGAACAGGTATTTGAAAATGGAGCGCATTTCCATAAGAATAGCGAGCAACTGGCAAAATATCTGTACGATACCTCTAATCATCCTAAAATTAAGGCAGGTGAGCTATATGTGGCTTATTTTGAGAATGTACAGATAGAGGGTGAGCTGCATGATGCGATTGGTATTTTCAAATCAGAAACCAAAGAGACTTATCTGAAAGTTTCTCCTGAGCAAGCAGGTTTTGCATTGAGTTACGAAGAAGATGCGATCAATATTAATAAACTGGATAAGGGCTGCATTATTTTTAATACGGAGAAAGAAGAAGGTTATAAGGTTGCGGTTATCGATCAGACCAATAAGAGCAATGAGGCGGTTTACTGGAAAGATGAGTTTTTGAAGCTTAAAGTCCGCAATGATAATTACAATCAAACCAAGAATGTATTAGGTGTATATAAAAGCTTTGTAACTGAAAAACTTGATCAGGAATACGATGTTACCAAAGCAGACAAGATAGACCTGCTGAACCGTTCTATGAAGTATTTCAAAGAGAAAGAAAGTTTTGATATAGACGAGTTTTCTAACGAAGTTATCGGGAATAAAGAAGGGATCGAATCTTTCAAAAACTATAAAAAGAGCTATGAGGATGAGTTTGAAACTCCTATAGCTGATAGTTTTGATATCTCAGGAGCTGCAGTTAAAAAACAGGCTAAAGCATTTAAAAGCGTACTGAAACTGGATAAAAACTTCCATATCTATATTCATGGCAATAAAGAACTCATCGAAAAGGGTTTCGACGATGATAAATCCATGAACTACTACAAAGTTTATTTTAAAGAAGAAGAATAA
- the aspS gene encoding aspartate--tRNA ligase produces MLRTTTCGALTIENLGESVILCGWVQKSRDLGGMTFIDIRDRYGITQLVFNMDDNTQLCEKARSLGREFVIKASGLVVERSNKNLKMPTGEVEIKITDLEILNASKIPPFLIDDETDGGDDLRMKYRYLDLRRNPVRNNMVLRHRMAQSVRKYLDALDFIEVETPVLIKSTPEGARDFVVPSRMNAGEFYALPQSPQTFKQLLMVSGFDRYFQIVKCFRDEDLRADRQPEFTQIDCEMSFIEQEDILNTFEGLIRTLFKEVKNFELPEVPRMQYSDAMRWYGSDKPDTRFEMRFVELNEIVKGKNFPVFDNAELVIGINATGCAHYTRKQLDELTDFIKRPQIGATGLIYARHGEDGSIKSSVDKFYSEEDLKGWAEALQTKPGDLMLLMAGTKDKVRKQLSELRLEIGSRLGLRDKNVFSALWVLDFPLLEWDEESERYHAMHHPFTSPKPEDIAMLDTNPGEVRANAYDMVVNGTEIGGGSIRIHDRTLQALMFKHLGFTAEEAQKQFGFLMDAFEFGAPPHGGIAFGFDRLCSIFAGLDSIRDVIAFPKNNSGRDVMIDSPSTIDEKQLKELKIKTNL; encoded by the coding sequence ATGTTAAGAACAACAACTTGCGGAGCCCTGACGATTGAGAATCTAGGCGAAAGCGTAATTCTGTGCGGTTGGGTACAGAAATCCAGAGACTTGGGAGGAATGACTTTTATTGATATCCGTGATCGTTACGGTATCACCCAATTGGTTTTTAATATGGATGATAACACTCAGCTCTGTGAAAAAGCCCGCAGTTTAGGTCGCGAATTTGTGATCAAAGCCAGTGGACTTGTTGTTGAGCGTTCCAATAAAAACCTTAAGATGCCAACGGGAGAAGTGGAAATAAAAATCACTGATCTTGAAATATTAAATGCTTCAAAGATTCCACCATTCTTAATTGATGATGAAACCGATGGTGGCGATGATTTACGTATGAAATATCGTTACCTGGATCTGAGAAGAAATCCGGTAAGAAACAATATGGTGCTGCGTCATAGAATGGCTCAGTCTGTCAGAAAATATCTGGATGCTTTAGATTTTATCGAGGTAGAAACTCCTGTATTGATTAAATCAACACCTGAAGGTGCAAGGGACTTTGTAGTACCAAGCCGGATGAATGCTGGTGAATTCTATGCTTTACCACAATCTCCACAAACCTTTAAGCAATTGCTGATGGTTTCTGGCTTTGACAGATATTTCCAGATCGTAAAATGTTTCAGAGATGAAGATTTACGTGCTGACAGACAACCTGAATTTACTCAGATTGATTGTGAGATGTCCTTTATTGAGCAGGAAGATATTCTGAATACCTTCGAAGGATTGATTCGTACTTTGTTTAAGGAGGTTAAAAACTTCGAATTACCAGAGGTTCCAAGAATGCAATATTCAGATGCTATGCGCTGGTATGGTTCTGATAAACCTGATACACGTTTCGAAATGCGTTTTGTTGAATTAAATGAAATAGTTAAAGGGAAAAACTTTCCTGTATTTGACAATGCAGAATTAGTGATCGGGATCAATGCAACGGGCTGCGCGCATTATACACGTAAACAGCTGGATGAGTTAACTGACTTCATTAAACGTCCTCAGATTGGTGCTACCGGCCTGATTTACGCAAGACACGGAGAAGATGGTTCAATCAAATCTTCTGTTGATAAGTTCTATAGCGAAGAAGATTTAAAAGGATGGGCTGAGGCGCTTCAGACGAAACCAGGTGACTTGATGTTGTTAATGGCGGGAACTAAAGATAAAGTACGTAAACAATTAAGTGAATTACGTCTTGAAATCGGTTCCAGACTAGGTTTACGTGATAAAAACGTATTCAGTGCTTTGTGGGTACTTGATTTCCCTCTTTTAGAGTGGGATGAGGAGTCTGAACGTTATCATGCAATGCACCACCCTTTTACGTCTCCTAAACCAGAAGATATCGCTATGCTGGATACCAATCCTGGCGAAGTAAGGGCAAATGCTTATGATATGGTCGTTAACGGTACTGAAATCGGTGGTGGATCTATTCGTATCCATGACCGTACTTTACAAGCTTTAATGTTCAAACATTTAGGCTTTACGGCTGAAGAAGCTCAAAAACAGTTCGGCTTCCTGATGGATGCTTTTGAATTCGGAGCGCCTCCACATGGTGGTATTGCTTTCGGTTTCGACAGACTTTGTTCCATATTCGCTGGTTTAGACAGTATCCGTGATGTGATCGCTTTCCCTAAAAATAATTCAGGGAGAGATGTGATGATTGATAGTCCTTCGACGATCGATGAGAAACAGTTGAAAGAATTAAAAATAAAAACCAATTTATAA
- a CDS encoding glutamine--tRNA ligase/YqeY domain fusion protein, with protein sequence MSEERSLNFIEEIIENDLNSGKYKTLVTRFPPEPNGYLHIGHAKAICLNFGLTQKYGGYTNLRFDDTNPVTEKTEYVDSQQADIRWLGFEWKHELYTSDYFDTLYDFAVKLIENGLAYVDHGNAEEIAALKGTPTEPGTDSPYRSRSVEENLALFSSMKAGELEDGACILRAKIDMSSPNMLMRDPIIYRIKHAAHHRTGNKWCIYPMYDFAHGQSDSIEEITHSICTLEYVSHRELYDWFIAQLGIFPSHQYEFARLNLTYTVMSKRKLLQLVNEGVVTGWDDPRMPTISGLRRRGYTPESIREFCERIGIAKRENLIELSLLEFCVREHLNKTANRVMAVLDPIKLVITNYPEGKEEILIGENNPEAEDKGGLREIPFSNELWIEREDFMEEPAKKWFRLAPGAMVRLKNAYIVKCEDFKKDADGNVTEIHCTYIPESKSGEDTSEIHVKGTIHWVSTKHAKTAEIRVYDRLFSVESPDSEEGDFKDYLHPDSVKVIKEAYIEPYLAGADLESRYQFIRKGYYCLDKDSTADHLVFNQTVGLKDAWAKAKK encoded by the coding sequence ATGAGTGAGGAAAGATCATTGAACTTTATTGAAGAGATCATTGAAAACGATTTAAATAGTGGAAAGTACAAAACTTTAGTTACACGTTTTCCACCTGAACCTAATGGGTATTTACATATTGGTCATGCTAAGGCAATCTGCCTGAATTTCGGATTAACCCAGAAATATGGTGGTTATACCAACCTGAGATTTGATGATACAAATCCTGTGACCGAAAAAACCGAATACGTAGACAGCCAGCAGGCAGACATCAGGTGGTTAGGTTTTGAATGGAAACATGAATTATATACTTCAGATTATTTTGATACGCTATATGATTTTGCCGTTAAGCTGATAGAAAATGGTCTTGCTTATGTAGATCATGGTAATGCAGAAGAAATTGCTGCCCTTAAAGGCACGCCAACAGAACCTGGTACTGACAGCCCATACCGCAGCCGCAGTGTTGAAGAAAATCTGGCTTTGTTCAGCAGCATGAAAGCTGGTGAACTGGAAGACGGAGCTTGTATCCTGCGGGCTAAAATCGATATGTCAAGTCCTAATATGCTGATGCGTGATCCGATTATTTACCGTATCAAGCATGCAGCGCATCACCGTACAGGCAACAAATGGTGTATTTATCCAATGTACGACTTTGCACATGGTCAGAGTGACAGTATTGAGGAGATTACACATTCTATCTGTACACTTGAATATGTTTCTCACCGGGAGTTGTATGACTGGTTTATTGCACAACTGGGCATTTTCCCTTCACACCAGTACGAGTTTGCACGTTTAAACCTTACTTATACAGTAATGAGTAAACGTAAGCTATTACAATTGGTGAATGAAGGTGTAGTGACTGGGTGGGATGACCCACGCATGCCTACGATCAGCGGCCTTAGAAGAAGAGGTTATACACCAGAAAGTATCCGCGAATTCTGCGAAAGAATCGGAATTGCGAAAAGAGAAAACCTGATTGAACTGAGCTTATTGGAATTCTGTGTTCGTGAACATTTAAATAAAACAGCAAACCGTGTAATGGCAGTTCTTGATCCTATTAAATTAGTGATTACAAACTACCCTGAAGGTAAAGAAGAAATCCTGATTGGGGAGAATAACCCTGAAGCTGAAGATAAAGGCGGTTTAAGAGAGATTCCTTTCAGCAATGAACTTTGGATCGAAAGAGAAGACTTTATGGAAGAACCTGCAAAAAAATGGTTCAGATTAGCTCCTGGAGCAATGGTAAGATTAAAGAACGCTTACATTGTGAAATGTGAAGACTTCAAAAAAGATGCAGATGGAAACGTTACTGAAATTCACTGTACTTATATTCCTGAGTCTAAAAGCGGTGAGGATACCAGCGAAATCCATGTGAAAGGGACTATTCACTGGGTAAGTACAAAACATGCTAAAACTGCTGAAATCAGAGTTTATGACCGTTTATTCTCGGTAGAATCTCCTGACAGCGAAGAAGGTGATTTCAAAGACTACCTGCACCCTGATAGCGTAAAAGTTATTAAGGAAGCTTATATAGAGCCTTATCTTGCTGGTGCTGATCTGGAATCAAGATATCAGTTTATCCGTAAAGGATACTATTGCCTGGATAAAGATTCAACAGCAGATCACCTGGTTTTCAATCAAACTGTTGGTTTGAAAGACGCCTGGGCGAAAGCGAAAAAATAA
- a CDS encoding YtxH domain-containing protein, whose product MNDNSKVLIGLLTGLAAGAALGLLFAPEKGSETRDRLNQSLKDLGDAIKERAADEIDHLTGLKDKVVSSVKSKLHEAEEEFVDDAEHA is encoded by the coding sequence ATGAACGATAACTCAAAAGTATTAATTGGATTATTAACGGGTTTGGCTGCAGGTGCAGCATTAGGATTGCTGTTTGCGCCTGAAAAAGGAAGTGAGACTCGCGACCGTTTAAATCAGTCACTAAAAGACCTTGGTGATGCAATAAAAGAGAGAGCAGCAGATGAGATTGATCATTTGACTGGCTTGAAAGATAAAGTAGTAAGTTCTGTAAAAAGTAAATTGCATGAAGCTGAAGAAGAATTTGTAGATGACGCGGAACACGCTTAA
- a CDS encoding cobalamin B12-binding domain-containing protein — protein MSKTLNRPIRILVAKVGLDGHDRGAKVIATSLRDAGMEVIYTGLRQTPEMVVNTALQEDVDAIGVSILSGAHMTVFPKIVEFMKQKKLTNVLLTGGGIIPESDMEKLKEIGVGELFAPGTTMVTIVDYIRDWANENRNF, from the coding sequence ATGAGCAAAACATTAAATAGGCCTATTCGTATTTTAGTAGCCAAAGTTGGCTTGGATGGTCATGACCGCGGAGCAAAAGTGATCGCAACATCTTTACGTGATGCAGGTATGGAAGTGATTTATACAGGTTTACGGCAGACACCTGAGATGGTGGTCAATACCGCGCTGCAAGAAGACGTAGACGCGATCGGTGTTTCCATCCTATCGGGTGCACATATGACCGTTTTCCCTAAAATTGTGGAGTTTATGAAACAAAAGAAGCTAACCAATGTATTATTAACGGGTGGCGGGATAATCCCTGAATCAGATATGGAAAAGCTCAAAGAGATTGGAGTGGGAGAATTATTTGCACCTGGAACAACAATGGTGACTATCGTCGATTATATCCGTGACTGGGCTAACGAAAACAGAAACTTTTAA
- a CDS encoding N-acetylmuramoyl-L-alanine amidase, translating to MRQIPLSKNILLLCIPLFFLAACSTNKYAATNKIYKTQAKGFGDILTAMPPVNQNIETLPADQQSFVGSVNFGIRKPNFIIIHHTAMTSTEGTIRAFIKKETQTSAHYIVGRDGKVVQMVNDYLRANHAGVAKWGNEYDLNSCSLGIELDNNGNEPYSEAQMNSLIALLTSLKKKYNIPTSNIIGHSDIAPKRKIDPNKFPWKQLADRGFGLWYDAVLQIPPVEFDPAIALRIIGYDVSNLPAAIVAFKRHFVQVDITPVLTDGDKMILYNLYQKY from the coding sequence ATGAGACAAATCCCTTTAAGTAAAAATATTTTACTGTTATGTATCCCCCTGTTTTTCCTTGCGGCCTGTTCAACGAACAAATACGCAGCGACCAATAAAATCTATAAGACCCAGGCCAAAGGGTTTGGTGATATCCTGACAGCTATGCCTCCGGTGAATCAGAATATTGAGACGCTTCCAGCTGATCAGCAGTCCTTTGTAGGATCTGTAAACTTTGGTATCCGTAAGCCTAATTTTATTATTATCCACCATACAGCGATGACCTCTACGGAGGGAACAATCAGGGCTTTTATCAAGAAGGAGACGCAAACCAGTGCGCATTATATTGTAGGAAGAGATGGCAAAGTCGTGCAAATGGTGAATGATTACCTCCGTGCAAACCATGCTGGTGTTGCTAAATGGGGAAATGAATACGATCTGAACTCTTGTTCTTTGGGCATTGAATTGGATAACAATGGAAATGAACCTTATTCTGAGGCACAAATGAACAGCCTGATTGCATTGTTAACCTCACTGAAGAAGAAATACAATATACCAACTTCAAATATCATAGGGCACTCTGATATTGCACCAAAGCGTAAGATTGATCCTAATAAGTTTCCATGGAAACAGCTTGCCGACAGAGGTTTTGGTTTATGGTATGATGCTGTTCTGCAAATTCCCCCTGTAGAATTTGATCCGGCTATCGCGCTGCGTATTATTGGTTATGATGTAAGTAATCTGCCAGCGGCAATTGTTGCCTTTAAACGTCACTTTGTACAGGTAGATATCACTCCGGTATTAACTGATGGTGATAAAATGATCTTATATAATCTTTATCAAAAATACTAA
- a CDS encoding TerC family protein gives MEFFSTPEAWISLLTLTILEIVLGIDNIVFISILSGKLPAHQQKKGRQLGLGLAMITRVLLLLSLSWVMSLTATLFNVGEWISLDNKEWLEKLAISGRDLILILGGMFLIYKSTHEIHLKLEGEEEEEGKVKVHSFAGVIAQILVLDIVFSLDSVITAIGMADHVEIMIAAVIIAVIIMMVSANAISDFVNNHPTVKMLALSFLLLIGVSLLAEGLDQHIPKGYIYFAMAFSVLVEMLNLRMKKKSTKPVELRNTAKEEK, from the coding sequence ATGGAATTCTTTAGTACACCCGAAGCCTGGATCTCACTGTTAACCCTGACTATTTTAGAAATCGTGCTGGGAATTGACAATATTGTGTTCATTTCCATCCTTTCGGGGAAATTGCCTGCACATCAGCAAAAAAAAGGCAGACAATTAGGACTGGGGCTGGCTATGATTACCCGTGTATTATTACTTTTATCATTAAGCTGGGTAATGAGCCTGACAGCTACTTTATTTAACGTTGGTGAATGGATTAGCCTGGACAATAAAGAATGGTTGGAGAAACTGGCTATTTCAGGACGCGATCTGATTCTGATCCTGGGAGGAATGTTCTTAATCTATAAAAGTACCCATGAAATTCACCTGAAATTAGAAGGAGAAGAGGAGGAGGAAGGAAAAGTTAAAGTACATTCTTTTGCTGGTGTAATTGCCCAGATCCTTGTTTTGGATATAGTTTTCTCTTTAGATTCTGTAATTACGGCGATCGGTATGGCAGACCATGTTGAAATTATGATTGCTGCGGTAATTATAGCGGTAATTATTATGATGGTTTCTGCCAATGCAATCAGTGACTTTGTGAATAATCACCCTACGGTGAAAATGCTGGCACTTTCCTTCCTGTTGTTAATCGGCGTTTCGTTATTGGCAGAAGGTCTTGACCAGCATATCCCTAAAGGATATATATATTTCGCAATGGCATTCTCTGTACTGGTAGAGATGCTGAACCTGAGAATGAAGAAGAAATCTACGAAACCTGTGGAGCTTAGAAATACCGCAAAAGAAGAAAAATAA
- a CDS encoding enoyl-CoA hydratase/isomerase family protein — MSYQNILSEVKANILYITINRESKLNALNKQTLAELADVISFAAKTEEVRGVLLTGAGEKAFVAGADISEFSAYSTEQGEDLARSGQVNVFDAIENSTKPFVAAINGFALGGGLELAMACHIRVAADTAKMGLPEVTLGLIPGYGGTQRLTRLVGKGRAAELITTADMITAERAEKIGLINHVVPQTELIGKAEEILNKIKQRAPLAIAAAIRAVNAAVNEGVNGFEVEIDEFGKCFGTQDFKEGTGAFLEKRRADFKGR; from the coding sequence ATGAGCTATCAGAATATACTATCAGAGGTTAAAGCAAATATACTTTACATAACAATTAACCGTGAATCTAAGTTAAATGCCCTGAACAAGCAAACGTTGGCTGAGCTGGCAGATGTAATCTCTTTTGCAGCAAAAACAGAAGAAGTAAGAGGCGTACTTTTAACAGGTGCTGGTGAAAAAGCATTTGTTGCGGGAGCAGATATCTCAGAATTTTCAGCTTATAGTACCGAACAAGGTGAAGATTTGGCCAGAAGCGGGCAAGTGAATGTTTTTGATGCCATAGAAAACAGTACGAAGCCTTTTGTAGCTGCAATTAATGGATTTGCTTTAGGCGGAGGATTGGAACTGGCTATGGCTTGCCATATCCGTGTTGCTGCCGATACTGCTAAAATGGGCTTACCAGAAGTTACTTTAGGCTTGATTCCTGGTTATGGTGGAACACAAAGATTAACCAGATTAGTCGGAAAAGGCAGAGCAGCAGAGTTGATTACTACAGCCGATATGATTACTGCTGAAAGAGCAGAGAAAATTGGGTTGATCAATCACGTAGTACCTCAAACAGAGTTGATTGGCAAGGCCGAAGAGATCCTTAACAAAATTAAACAGCGTGCACCCCTTGCTATTGCAGCAGCAATAAGAGCTGTGAATGCCGCTGTAAATGAGGGCGTAAACGGTTTTGAAGTCGAAATTGATGAGTTCGGTAAATGTTTTGGTACACAAGACTTTAAAGAGGGCACAGGTGCTTTTCTGGAAAAAAGGCGTGCAGATTTCAAAGGTCGCTAA
- a CDS encoding phage holin family protein, protein MEEKKEKNIEELFSEAKTYVDTRIEYARLVLIKRSAKVFADLITNAIVGICFVLAFILGTVTLALFLSTLFASYTAGFGCVALLYLFLAIIVYVTKEKFIEKAIVNFTIRKFFKKLQEDEEDEQKV, encoded by the coding sequence ATGGAGGAGAAGAAAGAAAAGAATATTGAGGAGCTATTTTCAGAGGCTAAAACCTATGTAGATACCCGGATAGAATACGCACGGCTGGTGTTGATTAAAAGGTCTGCCAAAGTATTTGCTGACCTGATTACTAACGCTATTGTGGGTATTTGCTTTGTATTGGCCTTTATTTTAGGGACGGTTACACTTGCGCTGTTCTTATCTACACTTTTTGCCAGTTATACGGCTGGTTTTGGTTGCGTTGCACTGCTTTATCTGTTTTTAGCGATTATAGTGTATGTAACTAAAGAAAAATTCATTGAGAAGGCTATTGTCAACTTCACGATCAGAAAATTTTTTAAAAAACTACAGGAGGACGAAGAAGATGAGCAAAAAGTATGA
- a CDS encoding sigma-54-dependent transcriptional regulator, which translates to MKRILIVDDEINIGLLLSKFLTRNGFSVNTATSGVSAQDYLSKDQYDLVLCDYRLEDTDGKEMLIKIKENYPQTGVIIITGYSDIKLAVELIKLGAYDYITKPLYPDEILNTINKAIDTQIALNDTTAEGVRSEVQKAKTSKPVYNQVENFVAGQSQASKELLKQIQLVAPTSYSVILTGESGTGKESVAKAIHLNSPRRDNPFVAMDCGSLTKELAGSEFFGHEKGSFTGALNTKIGHFEMANGGTLFLDEVGNLSYDLQAALLRTVQERKIKRIGSTKEIDLDVRIIVATNENLATAIQRGRFREDLYHRFNEFAINLPPLSMRGKDIMIFAKTFLDFANEELGRNVLGFSKDVEECFLSYNWPGNVRELKNVVRRATLLTESDEIQLKALPLEISTDAKVTAIENTIHRNHEKSRDLKNAASEAEYEAILKVLREVNFNKTKAAKILNIDRKTLYNKMKAINLDT; encoded by the coding sequence ATGAAAAGGATACTAATAGTAGATGATGAAATTAATATAGGTTTATTACTGTCAAAATTCTTAACCAGAAATGGGTTTAGTGTGAATACTGCGACCAGTGGCGTTTCTGCACAAGACTATCTGAGTAAAGATCAGTATGATCTTGTATTATGTGACTACAGGCTGGAAGATACCGATGGAAAGGAAATGCTCATTAAAATTAAAGAGAATTATCCGCAAACCGGTGTGATTATTATTACTGGCTATTCAGATATCAAACTTGCTGTTGAACTGATTAAATTAGGGGCTTACGACTACATTACCAAGCCTTTATATCCGGATGAAATCTTAAACACTATAAATAAAGCTATCGATACACAGATAGCATTAAATGATACTACTGCCGAAGGTGTGAGATCTGAGGTGCAAAAAGCAAAGACTTCAAAGCCTGTTTATAACCAGGTAGAGAACTTTGTCGCGGGGCAGAGCCAGGCTTCAAAAGAGCTGTTAAAACAAATTCAATTAGTTGCACCAACATCTTATAGTGTAATTCTTACCGGTGAAAGTGGTACAGGAAAAGAGTCTGTAGCAAAGGCTATTCACTTGAACAGTCCAAGAAGAGATAACCCTTTTGTGGCAATGGATTGTGGTTCATTAACAAAAGAATTGGCAGGAAGCGAGTTCTTTGGACACGAAAAGGGATCTTTCACTGGGGCATTAAATACAAAAATAGGCCATTTCGAGATGGCGAATGGGGGTACACTTTTTCTGGATGAAGTAGGAAACTTATCTTATGATTTACAGGCTGCCTTACTGAGAACGGTTCAGGAAAGAAAAATTAAGCGTATTGGTAGCACAAAAGAGATTGATCTTGATGTCCGCATTATTGTAGCTACAAATGAAAACCTGGCTACAGCGATTCAAAGAGGACGTTTTAGAGAAGATTTATACCATCGTTTTAACGAATTCGCAATCAACCTTCCGCCATTGAGTATGAGGGGGAAAGATATTATGATCTTTGCAAAGACCTTCCTTGACTTCGCTAATGAAGAACTGGGCAGAAATGTACTGGGCTTTTCTAAGGATGTGGAAGAGTGTTTCCTAAGCTATAACTGGCCGGGAAATGTAAGAGAGCTGAAGAATGTGGTGCGAAGAGCAACCTTACTGACAGAATCTGATGAAATTCAGCTTAAAGCATTACCACTGGAGATTTCTACAGATGCCAAGGTAACGGCCATCGAAAATACGATTCACAGAAATCATGAAAAGTCAAGGGACTTGAAAAATGCAGCTTCAGAAGCAGAATATGAGGCGATCCTGAAGGTGCTTCGTGAGGTGAATTTTAATAAGACAAAGGCCGCAAAGATTTTAAATATAGACAGGAAAACCCTTTATAATAAAATGAAGGCAATCAACCTGGATACCTAG